Proteins found in one Methylobacterium sp. CB376 genomic segment:
- a CDS encoding AI-2E family transporter codes for MSEDPVTARWLRQALPAFVVLAGLLGVLALAVLLVMGREILVPITLAIFLSFVLVPAVRALRRLRIPRVPAVLLVVLLAFGALGTVGSLLAGEAAQLAADLPRYSLTMRDKIKLLQGATAGGGGVSRLLDMVADLSRELQPPPEPKDRAAPAAGTPLKVEVVEARPSVLAALGTYAAPVLHPLATTGLILLFSVVILLQREDLRNRAIRLAGSGDLRRTTAAIDDATARLTRFFLAQLGLNTAFGVVIGLGLWIIGIPSPVLFGVIAGILRFVPYIGAVIGALLPLVLAAAVDPGWTMVLATAALFLVVEPVAGHVVEPLLYGHSTGLSPVAVILAATVWAFLWGPVGLVLATPLTVCLVVLGRHVERLEFLEVLLGDGPALAPEEIFYQRMLAGDPGEAIDQGVQFLKARPLVTYYDEVVLAALRMAQDDFARGTVARARQDEVGEAFRTVVERLGATRPSLWRRALGREAAAAVAAVGPDPRAAATVLDRAALPPRWRGPAPVLCVSSGGAFDLATTRMLSQILDRHGLPSRVTTLRDLLREGAEAVDPRATALVCYSYLEPISLSQIRYVVRQTRRTLPGVTVLVGFWGERDPGTLARLRRATSADVLVTSLGDALGAVLARAAPAPQPQRGGAPSPAAAPVRA; via the coding sequence GTGAGCGAGGATCCGGTCACCGCCCGCTGGCTGCGGCAGGCCCTGCCGGCCTTCGTCGTGCTCGCCGGCCTGCTCGGCGTGCTGGCGCTCGCGGTGCTGCTGGTCATGGGCCGCGAGATCCTGGTGCCGATCACGCTGGCAATCTTCCTGAGCTTCGTGCTGGTGCCGGCGGTGCGGGCGCTGCGGCGCCTGCGCATCCCGCGGGTGCCCGCGGTGCTGCTCGTGGTGCTGCTCGCCTTCGGGGCGCTCGGCACGGTCGGCAGCCTGCTCGCGGGCGAGGCGGCGCAGCTCGCCGCCGACCTGCCGCGCTACTCGCTCACGATGCGCGACAAGATCAAGCTCCTGCAGGGCGCGACCGCGGGCGGGGGAGGGGTCTCGCGCCTCCTCGACATGGTGGCGGATCTCAGCCGCGAGCTGCAGCCGCCGCCCGAGCCGAAGGACCGCGCGGCGCCCGCCGCCGGCACGCCGCTCAAGGTCGAGGTGGTGGAGGCTCGCCCGAGCGTGCTCGCGGCCCTCGGCACCTACGCGGCCCCCGTGCTGCACCCGCTGGCGACGACGGGCCTGATCCTGCTCTTCAGCGTCGTCATCCTCCTGCAGCGGGAGGACCTGCGCAACCGGGCGATCCGGCTCGCGGGCTCGGGCGACCTGCGCCGCACCACGGCGGCGATCGACGACGCCACCGCCCGCCTCACCCGCTTCTTCCTGGCCCAGCTCGGCCTCAACACCGCCTTCGGGGTGGTGATCGGCCTGGGGCTCTGGATCATCGGCATCCCGAGCCCGGTGCTGTTCGGCGTCATCGCCGGCATCCTGCGCTTCGTGCCCTATATCGGCGCGGTGATCGGCGCGCTGCTGCCGCTGGTGCTCGCGGCCGCGGTCGATCCCGGCTGGACCATGGTCCTGGCCACCGCCGCGCTGTTCCTCGTCGTCGAGCCGGTGGCCGGCCACGTCGTCGAGCCGCTGCTCTACGGGCACTCGACCGGCCTCTCGCCCGTGGCGGTGATCCTGGCCGCGACGGTCTGGGCCTTCCTGTGGGGACCGGTCGGCCTCGTCCTCGCCACGCCGCTCACCGTCTGCCTCGTGGTGCTGGGCCGGCACGTCGAGCGGCTGGAATTCCTGGAGGTGCTGCTCGGCGACGGGCCGGCGCTGGCGCCCGAGGAGATCTTCTACCAGCGCATGCTCGCGGGCGATCCCGGCGAGGCCATCGACCAGGGCGTGCAGTTCCTCAAGGCCCGCCCGCTCGTCACCTATTACGACGAGGTGGTGCTGGCCGCCCTGCGGATGGCGCAGGACGACTTCGCCCGCGGGACGGTGGCGCGCGCCCGGCAGGACGAGGTCGGCGAGGCCTTCCGCACCGTGGTGGAGCGCCTGGGCGCGACGCGCCCGAGCCTGTGGCGGCGGGCGCTCGGCCGCGAGGCCGCCGCCGCCGTCGCGGCGGTCGGTCCCGATCCCCGGGCGGCCGCGACGGTGCTCGACCGGGCGGCGCTGCCGCCGCGCTGGCGCGGGCCCGCCCCCGTGCTCTGCGTGTCGAGCGGCGGCGCCTTCGACCTCGCCACGACCCGGATGCTGAGCCAGATCCTCGACCGCCACGGCCTCCCGTCCCGGGTGACGACGCTGCGGGACCTGCTGCGCGAGGGTGCCGAGGCGGTCGACCCCCGGGCGACCGCCCTGGTCTGCTACTCCTACCTGGAGCCGATCAGCCTGTCGCAGATCCGCTACGTGGTGCGCCAGACCCGCAGGACCCTGCCGGGCGTGACCGTGCTGGTCGGCTTCTGGGGCGAGCGCGATCCCGGCACGCTGGCGCGCCTGCGCCGGGCCACCTCGGCGGACGTGCTCGTGACCTCGCTCGGCGACGCGCTCGGGGCCGTCCTCGCCCGCGCCGCGCCCGCGCCGCAGCCCCAGCGGGGCGGCGCGCCGAGCCCCGCGGCCGCGCCGGTGCGGGCGTGA
- a CDS encoding pentapeptide repeat-containing protein produces MSAPAGPGARPAAAREAPPRAEGPLDLAGAELPPGTDLVEADLSGANLARARLSGILARSARFDGARIEEADFSGADLSGAHFATVAGGQARFSGAMMEDARFCGATLRFATLAGGLLDGADFTGADLWGADFTDADADDTLFRRARLDEAKLVNVNLTGAVFEGASLAKASLAGSRLSRANFVEAKLDGADLSGADLSDARLVRLDLTSCRLRHARFAHAWLEGTRLRVDQLGGAVGEEVAGDYAAAVASYLVVERNQRSIGDREGASWAFKRARRMGRHHAGALTRAAWREGAWRAGLRHGSDWLSDRFVEWLCDYGESLTRIVRAFALAILVFAALYGVTGGLIPEGRDGVPTYNPLDLVSYSALNMMTANQPELGIKPVGRVTNILVGSQGALGIILMGLFGFVLGNRLQR; encoded by the coding sequence GTGAGCGCGCCGGCCGGGCCCGGCGCTCGCCCGGCGGCCGCGCGGGAGGCGCCGCCCCGCGCCGAGGGGCCCCTCGACCTCGCCGGGGCGGAGCTGCCGCCGGGGACCGACCTCGTCGAGGCGGATCTCTCGGGCGCGAACCTCGCGCGGGCGCGCCTCTCCGGAATCCTCGCCCGCTCCGCGCGCTTCGACGGCGCCCGCATCGAGGAGGCGGATTTCAGCGGGGCGGACCTCAGCGGCGCGCATTTCGCGACCGTGGCCGGCGGCCAGGCCCGCTTCTCCGGCGCCATGATGGAGGATGCGCGCTTCTGCGGGGCCACCCTGCGCTTCGCGACCCTGGCGGGCGGGCTCCTCGACGGGGCCGACTTCACCGGCGCCGACCTCTGGGGGGCCGACTTCACCGACGCGGATGCCGACGACACGCTGTTTCGCCGCGCCCGGCTCGACGAGGCGAAGCTCGTCAACGTCAACCTGACCGGGGCGGTGTTCGAGGGGGCGAGCCTCGCCAAGGCGTCCCTCGCCGGCTCGCGGCTGAGCCGGGCCAACTTCGTCGAGGCGAAGCTCGACGGGGCCGACCTGTCGGGGGCCGACCTCTCGGATGCCCGCCTCGTGCGGCTCGACCTCACCTCCTGCCGGTTGCGGCACGCGCGCTTCGCGCATGCGTGGCTGGAGGGCACGCGCCTGCGGGTCGACCAGCTCGGCGGCGCGGTCGGCGAGGAGGTGGCGGGGGATTACGCGGCCGCGGTGGCGAGCTACCTCGTGGTGGAGCGCAACCAGCGCAGCATCGGCGACCGGGAGGGGGCGAGCTGGGCCTTCAAGCGCGCCCGCCGCATGGGCCGCCACCACGCGGGAGCGCTGACCCGCGCCGCGTGGCGGGAGGGGGCGTGGCGCGCGGGGCTTCGCCACGGCTCCGACTGGCTCTCGGACCGCTTCGTCGAGTGGCTGTGCGATTACGGCGAGAGCCTGACGCGGATCGTGCGCGCCTTCGCGTTGGCGATCCTGGTCTTCGCGGCGCTCTACGGGGTGACCGGGGGGCTGATCCCGGAGGGCCGGGACGGCGTGCCGACCTACAACCCGCTGGACCTGGTGAGCTACAGCGCCCTCAACATGATGACGGCGAACCAGCCGGAACTCGGCATCAAGCCCGTGGGGCGCGTCACCAACATCCTGGTCGGCAGCCAGGGGGCGCTCGGCATCATCCTGATGGGCCTGTTCGGCTTCGTCCTCGGCAACCGGCTGCAGCGCTAA
- a CDS encoding response regulator, producing MTKILLVEDHEEIWDFLSRRLTRRGYEVVMAHDGDAGVQQARSLRPDVILLDMNLPVLDGWSVARALKSSPDTQSIPIIALTAHAMSGDREKAIQAGCDDYHPKPIDFAKLLGQIGAVTGAGAPP from the coding sequence GTGACCAAGATCCTGCTCGTCGAGGACCACGAAGAGATCTGGGACTTCCTGTCCCGGCGCCTGACGCGCCGCGGCTACGAGGTCGTGATGGCCCATGACGGCGATGCCGGCGTGCAGCAGGCCCGCTCCTTGCGCCCGGACGTGATCCTGCTCGACATGAACCTGCCGGTGCTGGACGGCTGGTCGGTCGCGCGCGCGCTCAAGTCGAGCCCCGACACCCAGTCGATCCCGATCATCGCGCTCACCGCCCACGCCATGTCGGGCGACCGCGAGAAGGCGATCCAGGCGGGCTGCGACGATTACCACCCCAAGCCGATCGACTTCGCCAAGCTGCTCGGCCAGATCGGCGCGGTCACCGGCGCCGGCGCCCCGCCGTGA